The Medicago truncatula cultivar Jemalong A17 chromosome 4, MtrunA17r5.0-ANR, whole genome shotgun sequence genome includes a region encoding these proteins:
- the LOC11414519 gene encoding disease resistance protein RPV1 yields MSMVHGFVLRRYVTAAVGSITKFRRSSCWNETLYSKKGISTVNSQHFTKALRLGPCISSQFSSVSINATTQYDVFVSFRGEDIRANFLSHLIEDFDRKKIKAFVDDKLKRGDEIPQSLVRAIEGSLISLIIFSHDYASSCWCLEELVTTLQCREKYGQIVIPIFYQVDPTDVRYQNKSYDNAFVELQRGYSSTKVQIWRHALNKSANLSGIKSSDFRNDVQLLKEIIKCVSINLNNKQLVSSKGLIGIGKQTAHLKSLLSQESEDVRVVGIWGMGGIGKTTLAEEVFHQLQSEYEGCCFLENIREESAKHGMVFLKEKLISALLDEVVKVDIANRLPHYVKTRIRRMKVLIVLDDVNDFDQLEILFGDHDLFGFGSRIIITTRDKQMLSKDVDDILEVGALDYDKSLELFNLNAFKGKELEIEYNELSKRVVNYAKGIPLVLKVLAHLVRGKDKLVWESQLDKLRKMPSKKVQDVMRLSYDDLDREEQKIFLDIACFFNGSNLKVDYLKLLWKDSESDNSVASGLERLKDKDLVSVSKHNVISMHGIIQDMGREIVRQESSGDPGSRSRLWDDDIYEVLKNDKGTEEIRSIWMPLPTLRNLKLSPSTFSKMRNLQFLYVPNVYDQDGFDLLPHGLHSMPPELRYLCWMHYPLKSLPDEFSAEKLVILDLSYSRVEKLWHGVQNLLNLKEVKLFYSRFLKQLPDFSKALNLEVLDIHFCGQLTSVHPSIFSLENLEKLDLSHCTALTELTSDTHSSSLRYLSLKFCKNIRKFSVTSENMIELDLQYTQINALPASFGRQTKLEILHLGNCSIERFPSCFKNLIRLQYLDIRYCLKLQTLPELPQSLEVLHARGCTSLESVLFPSIPEQFKENRYRVVFANCLKLDEHSLANIAFNAQINNMKFACQHVSALEHDFHNKFNDYKDHNDSYQAIYVYPGNSVPEWFEYMTTTDYVVIDLSSSTSSSPLLGFIFCFVLGGNRLIVAPLKFNITICDLEDQGKEEEHFELCISRPSASIVSDHVFMLYDKQCSCYLNSKAKDMTRFEIKVTTRLSSMHPIIYSGMCMELKGFGVNVIDASAYHSFIQTMGLPD; encoded by the exons ATGAGTATGGTGCATGGTTTTGTATTGCGGCGGTATGTAACAGCAGCAGTTGGTTCAATTACGAAGTTTAGAAGATCTTCATGTTGGAATGAAACACTATATTCAA AGAAAGGAATTTCGACTGTTAATTCCCAACATTTCACAAAAGCGTTACGTTTGGGGCCTTGTATAAGTTCTCAATTTTCTTCAGTTTCAATAAATGCAACAACTcaatatgatgtttttgttagcTTTCGCGGCGAAGACATCCGCGCGAATTTTCTTAGTCATTTGATTGAGGATTTTGAtcgaaagaaaataaaagcctTTGTAGATGATAAACTTAAGAGGGGAGATGAAATACCACAATCACTTGTCAGAGCAATTGAAGGATCGTTAATTTCCTTGATCATATTTTCACACGACTATGCTTCTTCATGTTGGTGTTTAGAAGAACTTGTTACAACACTTCAATGCAGAGAGAAATATGGACAGATCGTTATACCTATTTTTTATCAGGTAGATCCTACAGATGTAAGATATCAAAACAAGAGTTATGATAATGCATTTGTTGAACTCCAAAGAGGGTATAGCTCCACCAAGGTGCAAATTTGGAGACATGCTTTGAACAAATCTGCTAATTTATCTGGAATTAAGTCATCAGATTTTcg GAATGATGTCCAACTTCTTAAAGAAATCATCAAATGTGTGTCGATAAATTTGAACAACAAGCAACTAGTTAGCTCAAAAGGACTCATTGGAATTGGAAAACAAACTGCACATCTAAAGTCATTATTAAGCCAAGAGTCAGAAGATGTTCGTGTTGTTGGGATTTGGGGTATGGGTGGTATTGGCAAGACAACCCTTGCAGAAGAAGTGTTTCACCAACTACAATCTGAGTATGAAGGATGTTGTTTTCTAGAAAACATAAGGGAAGAATCGGCAAAACATGGAATggttttcttaaaagaaaagcTTATTTCTGCACTGTTAGATGAAGTTGTTAAAGTTGACATTGCAAATAGATTGCCTCATTATGTTAAAACTAGGATTCGTCGCATGAAAGTTCTTATTGTTCTAGATGATGTGAATGATTTTGATCAACTTGAAATCTTATTTGGAGATCATGATTTGTTTGGATTTGGTAGTAGAATCATTATAACAACAAGAGATAAGCAAATGCTTTCTAAAGATGTTGATGATATATTGGAGGTAGGTGCATTGGACTATGACAAATCACTTGAGCTTTTCAATTTGAATGCTTTCAAAGGTAAGGAACTTGAAATTGAGTACAATGAGCTATCAAAGAGGGTGGTGAATTATGCCAAAGGCATTCCATTAGTTCTTAAAGTTTTGGCGCATCTTGTCCGCGGAAAAGATAAGCTAGTATGGGAAAGTCAACTAGACAAGCTTAGAAAAATGCCAAGTAAAAAAGTTCAAGATGTAATGAGATTGAGTTATGATGATCTAGATCGCGAAGAgcaaaagatttttttagatattGCATGTTTTTTCAATGGGTCGAATTTGAAAGTGGACTACCTAAAACTATTGTGGAAAGATTCTGAAAGTGATAATTCAGTAGCCAGTGGGTTAGAAAGGTTGAAAGATAAAGATCTTGTTTCTGTTTCTAAACATAATGTTATATCTATGCATGGAATTATACAAGACATGGGTAGGGAGATTGTTCGCCAAGAATCAAGTGGAGACCCTGGAAGCCGTAGTCGATTATGGGATGATGACATTTATGAAGTATTAAAAAATGACAAG GGGACTGAAGAAATTAGAAGCATATGGATGCCATTGCCAACACTTAGGAATCTGAAGTTAAGCCCTTCAACATTTTCTAAGATGAGAAATCTACAATTTCTGTATGTCCCTAATGTATATGATCAAGATGGTTTTGATCTTCTTCCTCATGGACTTCATTCTATGCCACCTGAACTAAGATACCTCTGTTGGATGCATTACCCTTTGAAATCATTGCCAGATGAATTTTCAGCGGAGAAACTCGTTATATTGGACTTGTCATATAGTCGAGTTGAAAAACTCTGGCATGGAGTGCAG AACCTGCTGAATTTGAAAGAAGTTAAGCTCTTTTACTCAAGGTTCCTGAAGCAGTTGCCGGACTTTTCGAAAGCCCTGAATCTGGAAGTATTGGATATCCATTTTTGTGGTCAGTTGACTAGTGTGCATCCATCTATTTTCTCTCTAGAAAATCTTGAGAAATTGGATCTCAGTCATTGCACTGCCCTTACCGAGCTAACAAGTGATACACATTCAAGCTCCCTAAGATATCTTAGCCTTAAGTTTTGCAAAAATATAAGAAAGTTCTCTGTGACATCAGAGAATATGATAGAGTTGGATTTACAATACACACAAATCAATGCATTGCCTGcatcatttggacgtcaaaccaagCTTGAAATCCTACATTTAGGAAACTGTTCCATTGAAAGATTTCCTTCATGTTTTAAGAATTTGATAAGACTGCAATATCTAGACATAAGATATTGCCTTAAGCTGCAAACTCTACCAGAGCTTCCTCAATCTCTTGAAGTTCTACACGCGCGAGGATGCACATCACTAGAGAGTGTGTTGTTCCCTTCAATTCCTGAACAATTCAAGGAGAACAGGTATAGGGTTGTATTCGCGAATTGCTTGAAATTGGATGAACATTCTCTTGCAAATATTGCGTTTAATGCGCAAATAAACAATATGAAATTTGCATGCCAACATGTATCAGCTTTGGAACATGATTTTCATAATAAGTTCAATGATTATAAGGATCACAATGATTCTTATCAAGCAATTTACGTGTATCCAGGAAACAGCGTTCCAGAGTGGTTTGAGTATATGACAACAACGGATTATGTAGTCATTGATCTATCTTCTTCTACATCAAGTTCCCCTTTGCTCGGCTTCATTTTCTGTTTTGTACTTGGTGGGAACCGGTTAATTGTTGCCCCGTTAAAATTTAACATCACTATCTGTGATCTTGAGGACCAAGGTAAGGAGGAGGAGCATTTTGAACTCTGCATATCTAGACCATCTGCAAGTATTGTATCCGATCATGTTTTTATGCTCTATGACAAACAATGTTCTTGCTACCTAAATAGCAAAGCCAAAGATATGACAAGGTTTGAAATCAAGGTAACAACACGTTTATCATCCATGCATCCTATAATTTATTCAGGCATGTGTATGGAGCTAAAAGGGTTTGGTGTTAACGTAATAGATGCCTCAGCATATCACAGTTTCATTCAGACGATGGGATTGCCTGATTGA
- the LOC11414520 gene encoding uncharacterized protein isoform X2 translates to MDPPPPLQKIAISGPTLSSLLHHLSTTSTSTFSGLLFGHVTLTTPLNLTDDSSDTTPTLLATVTGFLTTSSFLSPSGDINITTLRRLVPHSSSLLGWFSGRRRSPLRPSLREFSITSSFSSLSQFSSTINPNPNSNPSSSSSPSSSSSFNFNPSLFFLLSSPISDQSSHIHTHDYRVYQFLSESQSFNPVSIEIINIGPAFRGHYGSFIPNSPFPVLDCQLSYSPMIQDDDNEKLSKMKQTSKDQRELDVCAEGYEVKRLSNLMGSEAKNYTQSLEDLYLKMLVKIGNLTTLVEQSSAKVLEQRRYDNQQCSELCA, encoded by the coding sequence ATGGACCCACCACCTCCATTACAAAAAATCGCCATCTCCGGCCCAACCCTCTCCTCCCTCCTCCACCACCTCTCAACCACCTCCACCTCCACATTCTCCGGCCTCCTCTTCGGCCACGTCACCCTCACAACCCCACTCAACCTCACCGACGATTCCTCCGACACCACCCCCACCCTCCTCGCCACCGTCACCGGCTTCCTCACCACCTCCTCCTTTCTCTCCCCCTCCGGCGATATCAACATCACCACCCTCCGTCGTCTCGTCCCTCACTCCTCCTCCCTCCTTGGTTGGTTCTCCGGTCGCCGCCGTTCACCCCTACGCCCCTCCCTCCGTGAATTCTCCATCACTTCCTCTTTCTCATCTCTCTCTCAATTCTCCTCCACCATTAACCCTAATCCCAATTCAAAtccctcttcatcatcttcaccttcttcttcttcttcattcaaTTTCAACCCTAGTTTATTCTTTCTCTTATCTTCACCAATTTCAGATCAATCCTCACACATTCACACACATGATTACCGTGTTTATCAATTTCTATCCGAATCCCAATCATTCAACCCGGTTTCAATAGAAATTATCAACATTGGACCGGCTTTTCGGGGACATTATGGTTCATTTATCCCTAATTCACCGTTTCCGGTTCTTGATTGTCAGTTAAGTTATTCACCGATGATTCAGGACGATGATAACGAGAAATTGAGTAAGATGAAGCAGACTTCTAAAGATCAAAGGGAGTTGGATGTTTGTGCTGAAGGATATGAGGTTAAGAGGTTGAGTAACTTGATGGGCTCTGAGGCCAAGAATTATactcagagtttggaggatttgtatTTAAAAATGCTTGTTAAGATTGGGAATTTGACTACTTTGGTTGAACAGAGTTCAGCTAAGGTTCTTGAACAG
- the LOC11414520 gene encoding uncharacterized protein isoform X1 encodes MDPPPPLQKIAISGPTLSSLLHHLSTTSTSTFSGLLFGHVTLTTPLNLTDDSSDTTPTLLATVTGFLTTSSFLSPSGDINITTLRRLVPHSSSLLGWFSGRRRSPLRPSLREFSITSSFSSLSQFSSTINPNPNSNPSSSSSPSSSSSFNFNPSLFFLLSSPISDQSSHIHTHDYRVYQFLSESQSFNPVSIEIINIGPAFRGHYGSFIPNSPFPVLDCQLSYSPMIQDDDNEKLSKMKQTSKDQRELDVCAEGYEVKRLSNLMGSEAKNYTQSLEDLYLKMLVKIGNLTTLVEQSSAKVLEQENHNKKLKHKILKSAAPE; translated from the coding sequence ATGGACCCACCACCTCCATTACAAAAAATCGCCATCTCCGGCCCAACCCTCTCCTCCCTCCTCCACCACCTCTCAACCACCTCCACCTCCACATTCTCCGGCCTCCTCTTCGGCCACGTCACCCTCACAACCCCACTCAACCTCACCGACGATTCCTCCGACACCACCCCCACCCTCCTCGCCACCGTCACCGGCTTCCTCACCACCTCCTCCTTTCTCTCCCCCTCCGGCGATATCAACATCACCACCCTCCGTCGTCTCGTCCCTCACTCCTCCTCCCTCCTTGGTTGGTTCTCCGGTCGCCGCCGTTCACCCCTACGCCCCTCCCTCCGTGAATTCTCCATCACTTCCTCTTTCTCATCTCTCTCTCAATTCTCCTCCACCATTAACCCTAATCCCAATTCAAAtccctcttcatcatcttcaccttcttcttcttcttcattcaaTTTCAACCCTAGTTTATTCTTTCTCTTATCTTCACCAATTTCAGATCAATCCTCACACATTCACACACATGATTACCGTGTTTATCAATTTCTATCCGAATCCCAATCATTCAACCCGGTTTCAATAGAAATTATCAACATTGGACCGGCTTTTCGGGGACATTATGGTTCATTTATCCCTAATTCACCGTTTCCGGTTCTTGATTGTCAGTTAAGTTATTCACCGATGATTCAGGACGATGATAACGAGAAATTGAGTAAGATGAAGCAGACTTCTAAAGATCAAAGGGAGTTGGATGTTTGTGCTGAAGGATATGAGGTTAAGAGGTTGAGTAACTTGATGGGCTCTGAGGCCAAGAATTATactcagagtttggaggatttgtatTTAAAAATGCTTGTTAAGATTGGGAATTTGACTACTTTGGTTGAACAGAGTTCAGCTAAGGTTCTTGAACAG